From the Tenacibaculum dicentrarchi genome, the window CCTAAGCTTTTAGCGTAATTTTCGCCTAATAAAAAGCTATTTAAAGGTTTTATAATACTAAAACTAGCTATAATTCCAATGCTATAAATACTAGTAAAAACAGCCAATTCTTGCCATGATAAATTCCCTAAACTTCCAAAGTTCCAAAATAAATATTGTTGAATTTGAGAAGCTTCACTAAAATAAGATAACACGCTAATTACTGCAGAAGTTAACGAGCCAAACATTAAACCTATAACTAAAATAGCCATGGTATTTCGCACTTTATTAGCCGCTATAATTACGGCAGATAAAACCAAAAAAGCACCTAAACTAGCGCCAATAGCCAGCGTCCAATTAGAAGTTGTTATTGAAAACAGCGCAGCACCAAATACCCCTGAGCCTAAAATAAGCAAGGCAACCCCCAAACTTGCACCCGATGAAATTCCTAAAACAAAAGGACCAGCTAACGGATTTCTGAATAAAGTTTGCATTAATAACCCACAAATTGACAAGCCCGAACCTACCATAATTGCCGTAATTGCTTTTGGTAATCGGAAATTTACAATAATGGTTTGCCAACTTTCTTTCGTTGCAGTTCCGCCTGTTAATGCGTTAAAAATATCTTTAAAAGGAATGGAAACCGAGCCTAAACTAATATTTATAAAAAAAACGACAACTAATAAAATCGCTAAGATGACAAAATGTTTGTTGTATTTTTTTGAAGTATTCAATAGTGAATAGAAGTTTAATTTAAGCGTTTGATTTTAAAAATTCCACTAATTTTTGAATAGCTAATCCGCGGTGGCTAATGGCATTTTTTTCTTCGGATGTCATTTGTGCAAACGATTTGTTAAAACCTTGAGGCTTAAAAATAGGATCGTATCCAAAGCCTTTTTCTCCTTGTTTTTCGGTTAAAATATCGCCTTTACAAATTCCGTCAAATAAAAATTGCTGTCCGTTTAAATTTAAACAAATAGAAGTTCTAAATTGTGATTTTCTGTTTTCAGTTTTATTTAATTCAGTTAATATTTTCTCCATATTATTTTCCGAATTAGAAGGTTCACCCGCATAACGTGCCGAATAAACTCCTGGTTGTCCGTTTAAGCTTTCAACTTCTAAACCGGTATCGTCAGCAAAACAATTTAATTTGAAATTATCGGTAATATGGTCTGCTTTTATCTTAGCATTTCCTTCTAAAGTCGCTGCTGTTTCTTCAATATCATCAAAACAATTAATATCTTTTAAAGAAAGTAACTCAATGCTTTTTGGAAGCATTTTTTGTACTTCCGCGAGTTTATTTAAGTTGTTGGTAGCGAAAACAAGTTTCATATAAGTTAAAATTTTAAGTACACAAATGTATTGTTTTTTAAGCAAAAATAACGAAATACAACCCTTGTTATATTTCGTTATTTTTAATAAAAAAGTATAATAAAATTATCCTTTTAATTTATTTAATTCTACTTTTTTTGCTGTTATTTCAGCTTGTATTTTATTTAAACGCTCTTCAATTTTAATAATAATTGCTTTTTTACGTGCAATGCTTTCTTTTGATGTTGTAGGGTCTAATTGTGCTTTATTTAATTTAGATTTCATTCTCTCTAAACCTTCTTTAGCACTAATTAAAATTTCTTGATTAATACTAATATCATCTTCATAATCGCTAATTAAAGTACCTTTTTCTTTAACGATAGATTTTTCCTCAGCTTTAATTTCATTGTCTAATTGTTTTAATTTTTCGGCTTGTAAATGTAAAGCTTCTTGTTCTTTTAAATAGGCAATTTCTTTAGCTTTACGATCTTCTTCTAATTTTATACGAGCTTTTTCTAATTGTTGTTTTCGTAATGCTAATTTAGAAAGTGTATTGTTTGTATTTTGAATTGGTTTTGGCTCTTGAACTTGTGCTGATTTTAATTTTTTTTCAGCTTTGTTATTTTTTTTACTTGCTTCTTTATCTTTCTTTTTAGCTAGTTTTGTTTCAAGAGTTGTTAATACTTCTTTCTGATTATTAATTTGAGCATTTAATTTTGTTAATTTATTTTCTATGTTATTAACAATATTTTCTTTTCTTCGGATATTTTCTTTGGTAGCTTTTTTACTTTTTTTAAAGTTATCTAAATTGCTATTTACACGTTTTAGAGCTTTAATACCACTCATTAAAACAGATTCATTTGCGCTAATTTTATTTTTTTGACTTTTAATTTTTTCTTTTAATATTTTTATATCACTTTGAGCACTTGTTTGTTGTGTTCCTATAATAAAAGTGAAAAATAGAGTAGTTAAAATAATTTTGAATGTATTCATAACGATATTTATTGTTGTTATTTTGGAGGACGGCAAAATTACGGATTTTGAAGCCTAAAAATAGTTT encodes:
- a CDS encoding FecCD family ABC transporter permease, which codes for MNTSKKYNKHFVILAILLVVVFFINISLGSVSIPFKDIFNALTGGTATKESWQTIIVNFRLPKAITAIMVGSGLSICGLLMQTLFRNPLAGPFVLGISSGASLGVALLILGSGVFGAALFSITTSNWTLAIGASLGAFLVLSAVIIAANKVRNTMAILVIGLMFGSLTSAVISVLSYFSEASQIQQYLFWNFGSLGNLSWQELAVFTSIYSIGIIASFSIIKPLNSFLLGENYAKSLGINIKKSRTTILLITSLLTGVITAFSGPIAFIGIAIPHIAKIIFTTSNHKILLPAAALIGAIILLICDAIAQLPTSQFTLPINSITSLFGAPVVIWLLIRKKKIHV
- a CDS encoding non-canonical purine NTP diphosphatase, with amino-acid sequence MKLVFATNNLNKLAEVQKMLPKSIELLSLKDINCFDDIEETAATLEGNAKIKADHITDNFKLNCFADDTGLEVESLNGQPGVYSARYAGEPSNSENNMEKILTELNKTENRKSQFRTSICLNLNGQQFLFDGICKGDILTEKQGEKGFGYDPIFKPQGFNKSFAQMTSEEKNAISHRGLAIQKLVEFLKSNA